From a region of the Candidatus Zixiibacteriota bacterium genome:
- a CDS encoding glycosyltransferase family 9 protein: MGLIGIIHDIALKLPFAGKVRQGLKRLKKPVHRRRMIRYNSETSSPPDHPRVLVMMNTGIGNAVEATPLVQAIRIHWPKAHITLYTPGGDLFEDWNVPDEVTSFPDPLSGRTFDHTFEIWSVDPPIPDSDNYPDKGIVHPLPFTGTYWLKPEREYNLDMIRALGYRGPAPPLYVSMKRPQIEIPDGQPFIGLVPGSKNDFMWRHKRWPYFTDLSTRLMDEYPEALIAVIGGPDDRFDPPQPDNRRLLDLRGKLSLRETAWVLRRAVLTIGNDCGPMHIADAVQTHALILFGPSCELKNGPRYKAEPLSVPVSCRPCQYDDLLLTCDNPRCMNDLTVDLVIDRIQSLL; the protein is encoded by the coding sequence ATGGGTCTGATCGGAATCATTCACGATATCGCCCTCAAGCTGCCGTTCGCCGGGAAAGTCAGGCAGGGGCTGAAACGACTCAAGAAACCGGTCCATCGCCGTCGTATGATCCGTTACAACAGCGAAACCAGCTCCCCCCCGGATCATCCGAGAGTACTAGTCATGATGAACACGGGTATCGGCAACGCCGTCGAGGCTACTCCCCTCGTTCAGGCTATCAGGATACACTGGCCCAAAGCCCATATCACGCTTTACACTCCCGGCGGCGACCTGTTCGAGGATTGGAACGTGCCGGATGAGGTGACCTCATTTCCCGATCCGCTGAGTGGACGAACATTCGATCACACCTTCGAGATCTGGTCGGTCGATCCGCCGATTCCCGACTCGGACAATTACCCCGACAAGGGCATCGTTCATCCTCTCCCCTTTACCGGTACTTACTGGCTCAAGCCGGAGCGGGAGTACAACCTCGACATGATCCGCGCCCTCGGCTATCGCGGACCGGCGCCGCCGCTGTACGTCTCGATGAAACGACCGCAGATTGAGATTCCGGACGGACAGCCGTTTATTGGCCTCGTGCCGGGGAGCAAAAACGACTTCATGTGGCGGCACAAACGCTGGCCCTATTTCACGGACCTGTCCACACGACTTATGGATGAATACCCCGAGGCGCTGATCGCTGTGATCGGCGGCCCGGACGATCGTTTCGACCCGCCGCAGCCGGACAACAGACGCCTCCTTGATTTGCGCGGCAAACTGTCGTTGCGCGAGACGGCCTGGGTGTTGCGTCGGGCAGTGTTGACAATCGGCAATGACTGCGGTCCGATGCATATCGCCGACGCGGTTCAGACTCACGCGCTTATTTTATTCGGCCCCTCGTGCGAGTTGAAAAACGGGCCGCGATATAAAGCGGAGCCTTTGTCAGTCCCGGTCTCGTGTCGCCCCTGCCAGTACGATGACCTCCTCCTCACCTGCGACAATCCCCGGTGCATGAATGACCTGACCGTTGACCTCGTCATTGACCGCATTCAGTCACTGTTATAG
- a CDS encoding radical SAM protein has product MSELTTSRKLKIAARTVKNLMSSRPVTVSFEITYNCNARCEHCDLGDYVKEPGTPPEVFADWLEKLRPAVAQISGGEPFLRKDLVDIIAAMRRRDPVAVFVLTTNTSILNEDRYKALKEAGLDQFSISLDYPDERHSEFRHLKGNFDHIRELIPKLAKYGNNDIILACVVQSDNFRDLPKIAELAREWGVACNFSTYNALRTGKEFYLISDENGDLKELTKVVDKLVEMQNNGYPILTSEWTMRQMIEFFRNSRYPNCQAGRRFLIVNPWGRLTPCGMCRDMYDSQAELLAKFTDSNTCDKCFTAIRANSEKTPKRLLLDALRVIRKR; this is encoded by the coding sequence ATGTCGGAACTAACAACTTCACGCAAGCTCAAAATTGCCGCCCGGACCGTCAAGAATCTCATGTCTTCACGACCGGTGACGGTTTCATTCGAAATCACCTACAACTGTAACGCTCGTTGTGAGCATTGTGACCTCGGCGACTATGTCAAAGAACCGGGCACTCCCCCAGAGGTATTCGCCGACTGGCTCGAAAAACTCCGCCCGGCCGTGGCCCAGATCAGCGGCGGGGAGCCCTTCCTGCGCAAGGACCTGGTCGACATCATCGCCGCTATGCGCCGTCGTGACCCGGTGGCTGTCTTTGTCCTGACCACCAATACCTCGATTCTCAACGAGGACCGTTACAAAGCCCTCAAGGAAGCCGGACTCGATCAGTTCTCCATATCTCTCGATTATCCGGATGAACGTCACAGTGAGTTCCGCCATCTTAAGGGGAATTTCGACCACATTCGGGAGTTGATCCCGAAGTTGGCTAAATATGGCAATAACGACATTATTCTGGCCTGTGTAGTCCAGTCGGACAATTTCCGCGACCTGCCAAAAATCGCCGAGCTCGCCAGGGAATGGGGTGTTGCCTGCAATTTCAGCACCTACAACGCATTGCGCACCGGCAAGGAGTTCTATTTGATCAGCGACGAAAACGGCGATCTCAAAGAACTCACCAAGGTGGTCGATAAGCTGGTCGAAATGCAGAACAATGGCTATCCGATCCTGACTTCGGAATGGACCATGCGCCAGATGATCGAGTTTTTCCGCAACAGCCGTTATCCCAACTGTCAGGCGGGACGACGTTTTCTGATTGTCAATCCCTGGGGCAGACTTACTCCATGCGGCATGTGCCGCGACATGTACGATTCACAGGCCGAGTTGCTGGCCAAATTCACCGACAGCAACACCTGCGACAAATGCTTCACCGCTATCCGGGCCAACTCCGAAAAAACGCCCAAGCGGCTGCTGCTTGATGCCCTCCGGGTAATTCGTAAACGGTAG
- the acpS gene encoding holo-ACP synthase, giving the protein MITSIGLDIVENSRLEKDVETFGDRFLDRILSLSEKSAYVSRQDKPQFLAGRFAAKEAVVKALGKYLDSKPPLTAIEIVNRPDGSPELQLPDEITAKLNGARCLLSISHERLFSVAVAVFEEDK; this is encoded by the coding sequence ATGATCACTTCCATCGGATTAGACATTGTCGAAAACAGCCGTCTTGAAAAAGACGTCGAGACGTTTGGAGACCGTTTCCTGGATCGTATTTTGAGTCTGTCGGAGAAATCGGCTTACGTCTCACGCCAGGACAAACCGCAGTTTTTGGCCGGTCGCTTTGCCGCCAAGGAAGCGGTGGTCAAAGCACTCGGGAAATATCTGGACAGCAAACCGCCGTTAACGGCGATAGAAATCGTTAACCGGCCGGATGGCTCCCCTGAGTTACAATTGCCGGATGAAATCACCGCCAAACTAAACGGCGCCCGCTGCTTGCTCTCGATCAGTCACGAGCGGCTGTTTTCTGTAGCGGTGGCGGTTTTTGAGGAGGACAAATGA
- the pyrE gene encoding orotate phosphoribosyltransferase — protein MNQQELINLFKQSNALLEGHFKLTSGRHSDVYYEKFTLLRQPATCTRICEEMAARIRGWQPQTVVGPTTGGIIIAYDVARYLGVEAMYAEPGEQGRIFKRGMSLEKGQKVAIVDDVLTTGRSIFEVIELVKSYDAEIVGICEMLDRSNGQVRFDYPYEALAVVSASNWEPDECPLCAKDIPLTQRGSRKF, from the coding sequence ATGAATCAGCAAGAATTGATAAATCTGTTCAAACAATCGAACGCCCTGCTTGAGGGACATTTCAAACTGACTTCAGGACGTCATTCCGATGTCTACTACGAAAAGTTTACACTGTTGCGGCAACCGGCAACATGCACCCGGATTTGTGAAGAGATGGCCGCCCGTATCCGAGGTTGGCAGCCGCAGACGGTGGTAGGCCCGACGACCGGCGGAATCATTATTGCCTATGATGTCGCTCGCTATCTCGGTGTTGAAGCGATGTACGCCGAGCCGGGAGAGCAAGGCCGGATTTTCAAGCGCGGGATGTCGCTCGAAAAAGGACAGAAGGTGGCCATCGTTGATGATGTGCTGACGACGGGGCGGTCGATTTTTGAAGTGATCGAGCTGGTTAAATCCTACGATGCCGAGATAGTCGGCATTTGCGAAATGCTGGATCGTTCGAACGGTCAGGTCAGGTTTGACTATCCGTACGAGGCGCTGGCGGTGGTCTCGGCCTCCAATTGGGAACCGGATGAATGTCCGCTCTGCGCCAAAGACATTCCGCTTACCCAGCGGGGCAGCCGCAAGTTCTAA
- a CDS encoding response regulator, protein MSDLSNSDIRVLVVDDEDIVLSLVRDALEEEEFQVETASNGQTALELAQSFVPDLIITDIRMPKMDGIELVRKAREAQPELVVIFMTGYANLNSAKEAIKQGAFEYIMKPFELMEIRQAVAKAADKIRKLAAEKSPDQQLDRLSNLSQMLYTVADRKSLASLSLKFALMHCDTSYGSVLYWDKERTDFRLISALGEQTEEKNPPAELLSEALSKVDSALLSKPFHYGTIEQHPIYQAQPAPELSEYLIPPAAEFLVQMVTVPIARAQDVNGLIMIGFTDESTVIGDSDLTFLSITASQLALSLENIQLLEESRDAYARLKALQDETIQLEKMATRGEMSAEIGHELNNFLGVVAGNLSLMEFHLKKQNYGELDKYMNGISDNVEKIKRFTSNLMDLTPISGKKEVFRFEKMLTEVVDYLRPQKRYAGVTIGLNAPEEAVPFEADSIHIQQLLYNLFNNAADATVDCATRSINANLAVDSSVGTFAVTIKDTGQGIDPELLKKAFNEKFTTKKNGHGFGLLVCKRIIDSHDGKLSIESAPGQGTSIRVDFPLARAEEVAEPEAIGIPA, encoded by the coding sequence ATGAGTGATTTAAGTAACAGCGATATCAGAGTTCTCGTGGTTGACGATGAGGACATCGTACTCTCACTGGTACGCGATGCCCTCGAAGAAGAGGAGTTCCAGGTAGAGACCGCATCCAACGGTCAGACCGCTTTGGAACTGGCTCAGTCATTCGTTCCCGATTTGATCATCACCGACATCCGTATGCCGAAAATGGACGGCATCGAACTGGTTCGCAAGGCTCGTGAAGCTCAACCGGAACTGGTTGTAATCTTTATGACCGGTTATGCCAATCTGAATTCGGCCAAGGAAGCGATCAAACAGGGCGCCTTCGAGTACATCATGAAGCCGTTCGAACTGATGGAGATTCGCCAGGCGGTTGCCAAGGCCGCGGATAAAATCCGGAAACTGGCGGCCGAGAAATCCCCCGATCAGCAACTGGATCGCCTTTCCAATCTGAGCCAGATGCTTTACACGGTTGCCGACCGCAAATCACTCGCTTCACTTTCGTTAAAATTCGCCCTGATGCATTGTGACACTTCCTACGGTTCCGTTCTTTACTGGGATAAGGAACGTACGGATTTCCGCCTCATCTCCGCTTTGGGCGAACAGACCGAAGAAAAAAATCCTCCGGCCGAGCTGCTCTCCGAAGCCCTCTCCAAAGTCGACTCGGCATTACTGTCGAAACCGTTTCATTATGGTACCATTGAGCAACACCCGATTTATCAGGCGCAACCGGCTCCGGAGTTATCCGAGTATTTAATACCTCCTGCAGCCGAGTTTCTGGTCCAGATGGTTACGGTTCCAATCGCTCGCGCCCAGGATGTCAACGGTCTGATAATGATCGGTTTTACCGACGAGTCAACCGTGATCGGCGACTCCGATCTGACCTTCTTGTCAATCACCGCTTCGCAATTGGCTCTTTCGCTGGAAAACATCCAGTTGCTCGAGGAATCGCGCGATGCTTACGCCCGACTCAAAGCGCTGCAGGACGAAACGATTCAGCTCGAAAAAATGGCTACCCGCGGTGAGATGTCGGCCGAGATCGGGCATGAACTGAATAACTTCCTGGGCGTAGTCGCCGGCAATTTGTCGCTCATGGAATTCCATCTAAAAAAACAGAACTACGGTGAACTTGACAAATACATGAACGGCATCTCGGACAACGTTGAGAAAATCAAGCGCTTCACTTCGAACCTGATGGACCTCACACCGATTTCGGGTAAAAAAGAAGTATTCCGGTTCGAGAAAATGCTGACTGAGGTGGTCGATTATCTTCGTCCGCAAAAACGCTACGCAGGGGTTACTATCGGCCTGAACGCCCCGGAAGAAGCCGTCCCGTTCGAGGCAGACAGTATTCACATACAACAGCTTCTCTACAATCTTTTCAACAACGCCGCCGATGCTACAGTCGATTGCGCTACCCGCAGTATTAATGCCAATCTCGCGGTCGACAGCTCGGTCGGAACGTTCGCCGTGACCATCAAAGACACCGGACAGGGAATTGATCCAGAGCTGCTCAAGAAGGCTTTCAACGAGAAATTCACCACTAAAAAGAACGGCCACGGTTTTGGTCTGTTGGTCTGCAAACGGATCATCGACAGTCACGATGGCAAACTATCGATCGAATCGGCCCCCGGACAGGGGACTTCGATTCGGGTGGATTTCCCCCTCGCTAGAGCTGAAGAAGTCGCCGAACCGGAAGCAATCGGCATCCCGGCCTGA
- a CDS encoding response regulator, with the protein MTTQRILIIDDSEVIRSLLAEYLTDLGYEVDLAVDGADGIEKALKGDYAAAFCDIHMPRKNGYQVYTEVSSVKSEMAFIMTDSLPDELAEMAEKAGAYCCLTKPFDLDQIKSTLAKVLPPVKQR; encoded by the coding sequence GTGACTACTCAGCGAATTTTAATAATCGACGACTCCGAGGTAATCCGCAGTCTGCTTGCGGAATACCTTACGGATCTCGGTTATGAAGTCGACCTGGCAGTAGACGGCGCCGACGGCATAGAAAAAGCTCTCAAGGGCGATTATGCCGCAGCTTTCTGTGATATCCACATGCCGCGTAAGAACGGCTATCAGGTTTATACCGAAGTATCCTCGGTCAAGTCCGAAATGGCTTTCATCATGACCGACTCATTGCCCGATGAACTGGCCGAAATGGCCGAAAAGGCCGGCGCATACTGCTGTCTGACCAAGCCCTTCGATCTCGATCAGATCAAGAGCACACTGGCTAAAGTATTGCCGCCCGTCAAACAACGATGA
- a CDS encoding response regulator, translating to MSDTLKKSILVVDDEEIIREFLFEVLSEDYEITLAADGDEAIEKLGQRGFDLIITDLKMPRVSGEEVVKYAKSRNPACPVIVISGYSTLFAASESVNHGACAFLSKPFSIIELTKTVSDHLEGDAA from the coding sequence ATGTCAGACACGCTCAAGAAATCAATCCTGGTCGTAGACGACGAGGAGATTATACGCGAGTTTCTGTTCGAGGTCCTCAGTGAGGATTACGAGATTACCCTGGCCGCGGACGGCGATGAGGCAATCGAGAAACTCGGCCAGCGCGGGTTCGATCTTATTATCACCGATCTGAAGATGCCGCGAGTATCAGGAGAAGAAGTCGTAAAATATGCCAAGAGTCGCAATCCGGCTTGTCCGGTTATTGTTATCTCCGGCTATTCCACCCTTTTCGCAGCCTCTGAATCGGTAAACCACGGTGCCTGCGCATTTTTGTCGAAACCTTTTAGCATTATTGAGCTGACTAAAACAGTCAGCGATCACCTGGAAGGGGACGCCGCGTGA
- a CDS encoding ATP-binding protein: MSFWVRVKSLSLKTKFVLPISGILIAGILVIGSYLIDRQSESYRRELETNGETMIRIMAMQAESGVLFELKYELDELLGKFAVFDDIQAAIIYNNDGEVLASIGDWPTEGLTYMRGIPHNDASAFDCQDAYVENSVGQEFIELNHPVVTKVEKLDRENLGITSGIGENLTKTMVTETIGRIKLVLSLESVNKAITAAQTATILLTVVVTILTIIFVAFFVQIVTKPVKQLVEITDQVSRGDLTQRVEVTQHDEIGRLANTFNKMIESLKLSRDEIEEYNRNLEEKIIQRTLELEQAQAQLVQSEKMSAIGQLAAGVAHELNNPLGGILGYAQFALEKMKKSLPSAANQKEMTSYVKYLTDIETQARRCKAIVQNLLRFSRASKETDFEPVNINSVITDTVIFVEHQLHMNQIELVDDLDPNIPPIMGNAGQLQQVFTNLIINAMHASPPESTITVSSRFSPALGEFGGAVEASVRDNGCGISPENINKIFEPFFTTKDVGKGTGLGLSVSYGIINEHGGEIRVDSKPGQYTIFTIILPLQKPQKASDTEDKEFTGKLENRL; the protein is encoded by the coding sequence ATGAGCTTCTGGGTACGTGTCAAGAGTCTCAGCCTCAAGACCAAGTTCGTCCTCCCGATCTCAGGCATTTTGATCGCGGGCATTCTGGTTATCGGTTCCTATCTGATTGATCGCCAATCGGAAAGCTACCGACGCGAACTCGAGACCAACGGTGAAACCATGATCCGCATCATGGCCATGCAGGCAGAGTCCGGTGTTTTATTCGAGCTCAAATACGAACTCGATGAGTTGTTGGGTAAATTCGCCGTATTCGATGATATTCAAGCTGCCATTATCTACAACAACGACGGCGAAGTACTGGCATCGATCGGCGACTGGCCAACGGAAGGCCTAACTTATATGCGTGGCATTCCTCACAATGACGCATCCGCATTTGACTGTCAGGACGCCTACGTTGAAAACAGCGTCGGACAGGAATTCATAGAATTGAATCATCCGGTCGTCACTAAGGTTGAAAAGCTGGATCGTGAGAACCTGGGGATCACCAGTGGCATCGGTGAAAACCTGACTAAAACCATGGTGACCGAAACAATCGGTCGTATCAAACTGGTCTTAAGTCTGGAAAGTGTCAATAAAGCTATCACAGCCGCCCAGACTGCCACTATCCTGCTGACCGTTGTAGTGACGATTCTGACGATCATCTTTGTTGCCTTCTTCGTTCAGATAGTGACTAAACCGGTCAAGCAACTGGTTGAAATCACCGATCAGGTGAGTCGAGGCGATCTTACCCAGCGTGTTGAAGTCACCCAGCACGACGAAATCGGTCGATTGGCCAACACCTTCAACAAGATGATTGAGTCGCTGAAACTCTCCCGCGATGAGATCGAAGAATACAATCGCAACCTTGAAGAAAAAATCATTCAACGTACTCTCGAACTGGAGCAGGCACAGGCACAACTGGTGCAATCGGAAAAAATGTCAGCTATCGGTCAGCTTGCTGCCGGGGTTGCCCATGAGCTGAACAATCCTCTTGGCGGCATTCTTGGCTATGCACAATTCGCTCTGGAAAAAATGAAAAAGAGTCTCCCGTCGGCCGCCAACCAGAAGGAGATGACAAGTTACGTCAAATATCTGACCGACATCGAAACCCAGGCTCGTCGATGTAAGGCAATCGTGCAGAACCTGTTAAGATTCTCTCGCGCCAGTAAAGAAACGGATTTCGAACCGGTTAACATAAATTCGGTCATCACCGACACGGTTATATTCGTCGAACATCAACTGCACATGAATCAGATCGAACTGGTCGATGATCTTGATCCCAACATTCCTCCGATCATGGGTAACGCCGGACAACTCCAGCAGGTGTTCACGAACCTGATCATCAACGCCATGCACGCCTCACCGCCGGAGTCCACGATCACGGTCAGTTCACGATTCAGCCCCGCTCTGGGCGAGTTCGGCGGAGCTGTTGAGGCTTCGGTCCGCGACAACGGTTGTGGCATTTCACCCGAAAACATCAATAAAATTTTCGAGCCGTTTTTCACGACTAAAGATGTCGGCAAGGGCACCGGTCTCGGTTTATCGGTCAGCTACGGCATCATCAATGAACATGGCGGCGAAATCAGGGTGGATTCGAAACCGGGACAATACACCATCTTTACCATCATTTTACCTCTTCAGAAACCTCAGAAGGCTTCCGATACTGAGGATAAAGAGTTTACAGGTAAATTGGAAAACCGCCTTTAA
- a CDS encoding ABC transporter substrate-binding protein has translation MDQSPMTRQYRTILGAVVLLLVGFLSEAATAGTDVAIFVRDSLTSTSRTLHGAKKVIRREHPDVVFHDFLIQNEPDENLKIIDSLNIVKPRLILTVGSSATEFARDNFENVPIVFSAVKYPVLSGFAASMNHPGGNLTGASLNIPIDVQFKYFREIVPDLKRIGVFYTDNTASLISQARVVAQSAGLELIPAKIDDIKMLPQALDSLAVSAQAIWTVADPNLFDPRSTRYLLLNCLRKGLPLMGFSRHVVESGALFALDFDYKAIGFQAGAIANRVIDGASPADIPISLADVIWFHYNQNTAERIGITIPDELVAVAKEVYR, from the coding sequence ATGGATCAATCGCCAATGACCAGGCAGTATCGGACAATACTCGGCGCTGTCGTACTTCTGTTGGTGGGTTTCCTGTCGGAAGCAGCTACCGCGGGTACTGATGTAGCCATTTTTGTCCGTGATTCTCTGACCTCCACCAGCCGCACTCTCCATGGAGCAAAAAAGGTTATTCGGAGGGAACATCCCGATGTCGTTTTTCACGACTTCCTGATACAAAACGAACCCGATGAAAACCTTAAGATTATCGATTCTCTGAACATAGTTAAACCAAGGCTTATTCTAACGGTGGGATCATCTGCCACTGAATTTGCCAGGGACAATTTCGAGAATGTCCCCATTGTTTTCTCGGCTGTCAAATACCCGGTCCTGTCCGGTTTCGCTGCCTCCATGAACCACCCCGGTGGTAACCTGACCGGCGCCTCACTGAATATCCCTATTGATGTACAGTTCAAATACTTCAGAGAAATAGTCCCCGACCTGAAGCGGATTGGGGTTTTTTACACCGACAACACTGCCTCTCTAATATCGCAAGCCAGAGTCGTGGCTCAGTCAGCGGGATTGGAGTTAATACCGGCTAAAATCGACGATATCAAAATGCTGCCTCAGGCACTTGATTCTCTCGCAGTAAGTGCTCAGGCAATTTGGACTGTTGCCGATCCCAACTTGTTCGATCCTCGATCGACGCGTTATTTGCTGCTCAATTGTCTCCGTAAAGGCCTCCCCCTAATGGGTTTTTCACGACATGTCGTGGAATCCGGAGCGCTCTTCGCCCTGGACTTCGATTATAAAGCAATCGGATTTCAGGCTGGAGCTATTGCCAACCGTGTCATCGATGGAGCATCGCCTGCCGACATACCCATTTCACTGGCAGATGTCATCTGGTTCCACTACAACCAAAATACCGCCGAGCGGATCGGGATAACTATTCCGGACGAATTAGTGGCCGTAGCCAAGGAGGTCTATCGATGA
- a CDS encoding TonB-dependent receptor, producing the protein MRKQLCQLLLLLPVLLLIIAAPPAQAGTSGKVSGEVIDSETGEPVVGATVRVSETNLATKTDDDGEFFIINIPVGKYDLTVTSVGYEAVQKRQVRVLVDLTTPVDFELDRQTIELGQEVVVYATNPVIQQDLTESKIIFTSDRLKNLPNIETVQSVLTNYPGVVVQDGDLHIRGGRSGQVSYYYDGFSVQDPFYSSTGIRIIPGALEELSLTSGGYTAEYGDAMSGVVNAVTREGGPEYHGGIRMYEGATRPYDVSQGTWGEMKRTGNRSLGFDLSGPIPGLSGKRYNFFAAGEYLTDAGYLPHDGITSYSFTSKLTAQPGPHLKLNANLSYYQSDGDIYEHRDVNGVSYDFNLDGLPSFEKEAYLFGITANYNINERLIFTSSMNRFRTYTHTAPSQYMDTYWDEWDGYGVDESGEYNGTIQDDNYLGYQDFEDPYQAVGFTVGDDYNPIFQRREAIYNAGRVGLLAQLHKSHQAKIGFEYRRYDIDWDSKQFYNSNPYGEKYTSNPYYLSGFLNDKMEFQDLVVNLGMRIDYRNADIKYNAAPSEASPIWEKAESRTRVSPRLGVSFPLAEHTVMHFNYGVYYQVPQYQYMYTNLQGDLSTGLPLLGNPNLEPEQTISYELGLDHMLTPSLRIDITAYSKDIEDLVTTRELSALGVGSFAVIYDNGDHGTVKGFDVALEKLAGNGPLSASISYGYMQATGINSSATEPYYTYLSSTTDTLAPKTEYPLDYDQRHTVTAVVDLRIPEKWGGKFLGMSLPGAWGINMVGHYGSGLPYTPTDAFGNRLGERNEARLPATFTVDTRLNKDFNFSAYQAVFFLEVDNLFDRRNVLNVYSRTGQPDDDGQQSEASLATNADLAERLDTLYDLDPQNYSTPRTMRLGVELHF; encoded by the coding sequence TTGCGTAAACAACTATGTCAGTTGTTGCTGCTTCTACCGGTCTTACTGCTGATAATCGCCGCGCCCCCGGCGCAGGCAGGCACGAGCGGCAAAGTATCGGGAGAAGTTATCGACTCTGAGACAGGTGAACCGGTAGTGGGGGCAACGGTACGGGTGTCGGAAACCAATCTGGCCACTAAAACGGATGATGACGGTGAGTTTTTTATCATCAACATCCCGGTCGGCAAATATGATCTGACAGTGACTTCTGTCGGTTATGAAGCCGTCCAGAAACGCCAGGTTCGGGTTCTGGTTGATCTGACGACGCCCGTTGATTTCGAGTTGGATCGACAGACGATTGAACTGGGACAGGAAGTTGTCGTGTATGCGACCAATCCTGTGATCCAACAGGACCTGACCGAGTCAAAGATCATTTTCACATCCGATCGGCTCAAGAACCTGCCAAACATTGAGACGGTCCAGTCAGTTCTGACCAATTATCCCGGCGTAGTGGTCCAGGACGGCGATCTGCATATTCGCGGTGGTCGTTCGGGACAGGTTTCGTACTACTACGATGGATTCTCGGTTCAGGATCCGTTCTATTCGTCTACTGGTATTCGAATCATCCCAGGTGCACTTGAGGAGCTGTCACTGACTTCGGGTGGCTACACCGCCGAATACGGCGATGCCATGTCCGGGGTGGTGAACGCGGTTACGCGCGAGGGTGGTCCCGAATATCATGGCGGGATTCGTATGTACGAAGGGGCAACGCGACCTTATGACGTCAGTCAGGGGACCTGGGGTGAAATGAAGCGGACGGGAAACCGCTCCCTGGGATTCGATTTATCCGGTCCTATTCCGGGTTTGTCGGGCAAGAGATATAATTTCTTTGCCGCCGGTGAATACCTGACTGATGCCGGATACTTGCCGCACGACGGCATCACCTCTTATTCCTTTACTTCCAAACTGACGGCTCAACCCGGTCCTCATCTGAAGTTGAATGCCAATCTGAGTTATTACCAGTCGGATGGTGATATATATGAGCACCGCGATGTTAACGGTGTCTCATACGACTTCAATCTGGACGGCTTGCCGTCGTTTGAAAAAGAAGCCTATCTGTTCGGTATCACAGCCAACTACAATATTAATGAGAGACTGATCTTCACTTCCAGTATGAACCGATTCCGTACCTACACCCATACGGCGCCTTCCCAGTATATGGATACCTATTGGGATGAATGGGATGGATACGGCGTCGATGAATCCGGCGAATACAACGGGACCATTCAGGATGATAACTATTTGGGTTATCAGGATTTCGAAGATCCTTATCAGGCGGTTGGCTTCACCGTCGGCGACGACTACAATCCGATTTTTCAACGGCGCGAGGCGATTTACAATGCAGGTCGAGTCGGTTTGCTGGCCCAGCTTCATAAATCGCATCAAGCCAAGATCGGCTTTGAATACCGCCGTTATGATATTGACTGGGATTCCAAGCAGTTCTACAACAGCAATCCTTACGGAGAGAAATACACCTCGAATCCGTATTATTTGTCGGGCTTCCTGAATGATAAAATGGAGTTCCAGGACCTGGTGGTGAATCTGGGTATGCGTATAGATTATCGCAACGCCGATATCAAATACAACGCAGCACCGTCGGAAGCCTCCCCAATTTGGGAAAAGGCGGAATCTCGAACTCGAGTTTCCCCGCGTCTGGGTGTCTCTTTCCCGTTGGCGGAACACACCGTCATGCATTTCAACTATGGTGTGTATTATCAGGTCCCTCAATACCAATATATGTATACCAACCTTCAGGGAGACCTGAGTACCGGATTACCGTTGCTGGGTAATCCGAATCTTGAACCGGAACAGACCATATCCTATGAGTTGGGTCTTGACCACATGCTCACGCCTAGTCTGCGAATTGATATAACAGCTTATTCCAAGGATATCGAGGACCTGGTAACTACCCGCGAACTCTCGGCCCTGGGTGTCGGGAGTTTTGCCGTGATCTACGACAACGGCGATCATGGTACGGTTAAGGGATTCGATGTCGCTCTCGAAAAACTGGCCGGAAACGGTCCGTTAAGCGCATCGATCTCATACGGTTATATGCAAGCCACGGGTATTAACTCTTCCGCAACCGAACCATACTATACCTATCTGAGTTCCACTACCGATACCCTAGCCCCCAAGACCGAATACCCGCTTGACTATGATCAGCGTCATACGGTCACCGCGGTTGTCGACTTGCGTATCCCTGAAAAATGGGGCGGCAAGTTCCTGGGAATGTCGCTTCCGGGTGCATGGGGAATCAATATGGTCGGACACTACGGTTCAGGTTTGCCTTACACTCCGACCGATGCCTTTGGCAACCGCCTCGGTGAGAGAAACGAGGCCCGTTTACCGGCCACGTTTACGGTTGATACGCGCTTAAACAAGGATTTCAACTTCAGTGCTTATCAAGCGGTGTTTTTCCTCGAGGTTGACAACTTATTCGACCGGCGTAACGTCCTGAACGTATACTCCCGAACCGGTCAACCCGATGATGACGGTCAACAGTCCGAGGCCAGCCTGGCGACCAACGCCGATTTGGCTGAGCGTCTGGATACATTATATGACCTCGATCCCCAAAACTACTCTACACCGCGGACGATGCGTCTCGGGGTAGAGCTTCACTTCTAA